In Salarias fasciatus chromosome 2, fSalaFa1.1, whole genome shotgun sequence, one genomic interval encodes:
- the LOC115404521 gene encoding transcription factor HES-7-like: MTRTAPDQPQSDGRSRKKSLKPVVEKKRRDRINQSLAELRRLLFNYTSDPRLQNPKIEKAEILDLAVEYLKKWTDRINLHDGWSIAPPLLNMESAGFQQCVAQLTGHMHRISPAQRASLIERLRHHTESCWHPKADFSQAAGKTPDAAPAQAICTSDSKEECPGLLFPSQCPFQPHSCSTPCHEYLSPPPSPWYSPPFPMCASSSPFPSFACSLSSAPSSSPPSSNTSFFSFSPSLPHSSGLQVPPLTVERASANPAHEEALASNASSAMWRPWFK; the protein is encoded by the exons ATGACCAGGACTGCTCCGGACCAGCCCCAGAGCGAcggcaggagcaggaagaag AGTCTGAAGCCAGTTgtggaaaagaagaggagagatCGCATCAATCAGAGTCTGGCTGAGCTGAGACGTTTGCTGTTTAATTACACTTCTGACCCA CGATTGCAGAATCCTAAGATAGAGAAAGCAGAGATTCTGGACTTGGCTGTGGAGTATCTTAAAAAGTGGACAGATAGGATAAACCTGCACGACGGTTGGTCAATTG ccccccctctcctcaaCATGGAGAGCGCAGGTTTCCAGCAGTGTGTGGCCCAGCTGACCGGCCACATGCACAGGATCAGCCCGGCGCAGAGGGCCAGCCTGATCGAGAGGCTCCGGCACCACACGGAGAGCTGCTGGCACCCCAAGGCGGACTTCAGCCAGGCCGCAGGCAAGACCCCCGACGCGGCCCCCGCCCAGGCCATTTGCACATCTGACAGCAAGGAGGAGTGCCCCGGCCTGCTGTTCCCGTCCCAGTGCCCATTCCAGCCTCACTCCTGCTCCACACCCTGCCATGAGTATctgtccccccctccctccccctggtACTCTCCTCCTTTCCCCATgtgcgcctcctcctctccgttcCCGTCGTTTGCATgctccctctcctccgcccCCAGCTCGTCACCCCCGTCCTCTAACACCTCCTTCTTCAGTTTCTCGCCATCGCTTCCTCACTCCTCCGGCCTCCAAGTCCCTCCTCTTACCGTGGAGAGAGCCTCTGCTAACCCCGCACACGAGGAGGCGCTGGCCTCAAACGCCTCCTCTGCCATGTGGAGGCCCTGGTTTAAATGA
- the her5 gene encoding hairy-related 5, whose translation MSDSGRDSDEGQTSSLHRTQKRVSKPVMEKRRRERINSSLEALRLLMVDSTDNEKLKNPKVEKAEILESVVQFLKTERQTDRGQQAARRAVSGEPVSSCAPQQSYHDGVRSCMLRVNHFMRQGAKENSGAPGNQVPFGFPVPRPPLCPPELMRGPPVLGAALAPQQLPRPYLGSLHYSPRELLAPPGLPVAVTDAVWRPWPK comes from the exons ATGAGCGACTCGGGTCGTGATTCGGATGAAGGCCAGACCTCATCTCTGCACAGGACGCAGAAAAGG gTGTCCAAGCCCGTGATGGAGAAGCGCAGACGGGAGCGCATcaacagcagcctggaggcGCTGCGCCTGCTGATGGTGGACAGCACCGACAACgag AAACTGAAGAACCCGAAGGTGGAGAAGGCTGAGATCCTGGAGAGCGTGGTCCAGTTCCTGAAGACGGAGCGGCAGACGGATCGGGGTCAGCAGGCCGCCCGGCGGGCCGTGTCCGGGGAGCCGGTGTCCAGCTGTGCCCCGCAGCAGAGCTACCATGACGGCGTGAGGAGCTGCATGCTGAGGGTCAACCACTTCATGAGGCAGGGCGCGAAGGAGAACTCCGGGGCGCCCGGGAACCAGGTCCCCTTCGGCTTCCCGGTGCCGCGGCCGCCTCTCTGCCCCCCGGAGCTCATGCGCGGCCCGCCGGTGCTCGGTGCCGCCCTGGCTCCCCAGCAGCTGCCTCGGCCCTACCTGGGCAGTCTCCACTACTCCCCCCGGGAGCTGCTGGCCCCTCCGGGGCTGCCGGTGGCCGTGACCGACGCGGTGTGGAGGCCCTGGCCCAAGTGA